From Bos mutus isolate GX-2022 chromosome 5, NWIPB_WYAK_1.1, whole genome shotgun sequence, one genomic window encodes:
- the LOC106701387 gene encoding histone H2B type 2-E, translating to MPELAKSAPAPRKGSKKAVTKAQNKDGKKRKRNCKESYSVYVYKVLKQVHPDTSISSKAMGIMNSFVNDIFERIAGKAWRLAHYNKRSTITSREIHTAMHLLLPGELAKHAVSEGTKAVTKYTSSK from the coding sequence ATGCCTGAACTGGCTAAGTCTGCTCCTGCCCCTAGAAAGGGCTctaaaaaagctgtgaccaaggccCAGAATAAGGATGGCAAGAAGCGCAAGCGTAACTGCAAGGAGAGCTACTCCGTGTATgtgtacaaggtgctgaagcaagtCCATCCGGACACCAGCATCTCGTCCAAGGCCAtgggaatcatgaactccttcgtcAACGACATTTTCGAGCGCATCGCTGGCAAGGCGTGGCGCCTGGCGCATTACAACAAGCGCTcaactatcacatccagggagatccaTACCGCCATGCacttgctgctacctggggagctggccaagcacgctgtgtccgagggcactaaggctgtcaccaagtataccagctccaagtaa